In the genome of Podospora pseudocomata strain CBS 415.72m chromosome 2 map unlocalized CBS415.72m_2.2, whole genome shotgun sequence, one region contains:
- a CDS encoding uncharacterized protein (EggNog:ENOG503P84R) — MSPILARLAARNVAFRGVQQQQRTFSVYKSLRQFARSFEHAPFERLPVSTNSAAADWGRQIKRVGKQGAVYFPAIGMILGWPYLAASGLDGRV; from the exons ATGTCTCCCATCCTTGCCCGCCTCGCCGCCCGCAACGTCGCCTTCCGCGGTgttcagcagcaacaaagAACCTTCTCCGTCTACAAGTCCCTCCGGCAGTTCGCCCGCTCCTTCGAGCACGCCCCCTTTGAGCGTCTGCCCGTCTCGACCAactctgccgccgccgactgGGGGAGACAGATCAAGAGGGTTGGAAAGCAGGGTGCTGT TTACTTCCCTGCCATTGGCATGATCCTCGGGTGGCCATACCTTGCTGCTTCGGGTCTTGATGGTCGTGTTTAa